A window of Phenylobacterium sp. NIBR 498073 genomic DNA:
GCCGCCGACAAGTCGAGCCCGATCGTCGAGTGGCTGAAGGCGCTGTCGCGCAAGGCGCATGCCGAATGCGGCGGCAAGGGCGTTGGCGCCGTCGGCATGTGCTTCACCGGCGGCTTCGCCTTGGCGATGATGACCGAGCCGTCGGTCGTCGCCCCGGTGCTGTCGCAGCCCTCGTTGCCACTGGGGATCAGCAAGCCGCAGCGGGCCGCCGGGATCGGCGCCTCGCCGGCCGAGGTCTCCTGCGCGCGCAAGCGGTTCAACGAGGAGGGGCTGTCGATGATCGGCCTGCGTTTCTACGGCGACCCGTTCGTGCCGGACGCGCGGTTCGACACCTACCGACGCGAGTTCGGCGACAAGTTCGAGGCGATCGAGATCGACCCGAAGGACGCCGTCCCCGGCGGCCTGAAGCATCCCCATTCGGTGCTGACCATCAATCTGGCCGAAGACGGTCCGACCAAGGAAGCCGAACGCCGGGTCCTTGCGTTCTTCCGGGAGCGGACCGGCGCGGGCTAGACTTCTTGACCTCGCGCGCCTAGAAGCGCGCCCTTCTCCTGAGCCGCCGCGTCCGATCCGCGCGCCAGGTCGTTAGAGGCAAGTCCATGAAACGCTCTTCCCCCAAGGGCCGCGCCGCCCCGGCGGGCCCTTCCCAGCGCCAGCTTCGCGCCGGCGAACTGATGCGCCACGCCCTGGTCGAGATCCTCCGCGAAGAGGACTTCAACGACGAGGCCCTCACCGGCGTGTCGGTCACGGTCACCGAAGTGCGGATGAGCCCGGACCTGCGCCATGCGGTCTGCTTCATCGAACCGCTGGGCGGCGAGCACGCCGACGACGTGGTCAAGGCGCTGAACCGCCATGCCAAGTTCCTGCGCGGTCGGCTGGGTCGCTCGATCGACATGAAGTTCACGCCGGACCTGAAGTTCCTGCATGACGAGAGCTTCGACGAGGCGGCCCGCATCGGCCGGCTGTTCGATGATCCGCGCGTGGCCCAGGACCTGACGCCGCAGCCGCCGTCGGATTCCTGGAAGGACGAAGACTGATGGCGCGCCGCAAGAAGGGCGATGCGATCTCGGGCTGGGTCAATCTGGATAAGCCTTACGACTTCGGTTCGACCCAGGCCGTGGGCCGGGTGCGGCGGATCTTCAACGCCCAGAAGGCCGGTCACGCCGGAACCCTCGATCCCCTGGCCACCGGCATCTTGCCGATCGCGCTGGGCGAGGCGACCAAGACCGTCTCGTTCCTGATGGACGCGGACAAGGCCTACCGCTTCACCATCGAATGGGGCCGCACGACCGCCAGCTTCGACCGCGAGGGCGCCACGACCGCGACCTCCGACGTGCGCCCGACCCCGGAACAGGTGGCGGCCGTGCTGCCGGAGTTCATCGGCGACATCCTGCAGATACCGCCCGCCTTCTCGGCGGTGAAGGTCGACGGTGAGCGCGCCTACGACCTGG
This region includes:
- the rbfA gene encoding 30S ribosome-binding factor RbfA, translated to MKRSSPKGRAAPAGPSQRQLRAGELMRHALVEILREEDFNDEALTGVSVTVTEVRMSPDLRHAVCFIEPLGGEHADDVVKALNRHAKFLRGRLGRSIDMKFTPDLKFLHDESFDEAARIGRLFDDPRVAQDLTPQPPSDSWKDED
- a CDS encoding dienelactone hydrolase family protein, whose product is MGYEAALAQYEKFAFDDGRWTRNVYKRGSGPAVIVIHEMPGLHPLVIRFADRVAAAGMTVYCPHLFGERGRPANHPLGALTMLGGICIRREFNVWAADKSSPIVEWLKALSRKAHAECGGKGVGAVGMCFTGGFALAMMTEPSVVAPVLSQPSLPLGISKPQRAAGIGASPAEVSCARKRFNEEGLSMIGLRFYGDPFVPDARFDTYRREFGDKFEAIEIDPKDAVPGGLKHPHSVLTINLAEDGPTKEAERRVLAFFRERTGAG